The sequence tTCTGATATTCTTTTTCAGTTCTACAACAATACAACAACACAACAATACTTGAAAGCGTTTTTCTCTGATGTTCCTTTAAAAAATAAACACAACTTTATTTATTTGAAATAACAATTACATCATTTATGAGAAAGCATACAAGTTCAATCAGAGGCTCCTCAAGCCAATTATACATCAAAGAAAATCTAGCCAACCTAGCGAGCTCATGAGCAAATTTATTTGCTTTCCTATTGTAATGTTCAAACCTAAAAATAGTAAAATCGTAAATGGAATGATCACAATTGTCGAaaaccgtcgccgccgcccccgaagAATGACCACCCGTCTTCATAGTGTCAATGACCTCGAAATTGTCATAACTAATAACGAGTGGGTTGCACCCCACCCTTTGCGCAAGGGCAAGACTAAATCTGAGCGCCAAAGTTTCCGTTGTAGTAAGTTTTCCCTGATGTTCCTTATACAACAGAGCAGCACAATAGTACTATTTGTTCAGTGGGTTGAAGGTTTAACCGAATGGATGTTAGTAGCAGGGTTCACAGGGGAATGGAGGGAGGAGGGTTAGTGGGGATTGAATGACGGGATGAGGTTCCCCCAATCCTTCCAGGGATGGGATTCCTTATAGGTTTAAACCCCCTAGAAACGAACAAAGCCTAGTGAAACTAATCCACCAAAGAAGTAATTATGTTGATCTCATACTTGTCACCCAATCCCATCAACTTTGGAGTGGGTTTCATTCAATGGCTTCAAAGGAGTTTTTTTTCTCCCCCATGGAACAAGGTGGATTGGGCTGGGACTTTCCCCGTCCCAGCCTCAACCAAACACACACATCACTCACCCAAGTGGTGAGTTCACATGTGCTTCCTTGAACAAGAGGGGGTTGACCTCAACTTTAAAAGGAATGTCAATATTTATTTAGTCTGATGTACGTGGGTCCATCTCTATTCACTATTTTAACTTTTATCTAGGTGAACTGACTGGTAGTTAGACAATAGTCAACATCTATAAAGGATCCCCAGTTGTGTTTTCATTTTGCTTTGATAGTTTCACAACCGTTTTGCGCCCACAGATGAATGTGCCTTTTCTTCGTTCAACGAGGTATTCTTTTAAACGAGGCTATTCGTGCATGGATGGCAGCTCTAGAACAACCTCATGAAAATTTTATATTCCTTGAGGAGGTTCTACCACGTGGAAACACTCTTTAATGAAACTTTTGTTTTAGCCGGTCCTTACTAAGAAACCACCGGCTTTGCTTGGTGAGCTGGGAATGTAAGACTTATCAATTTGTACGGCAAACCTACTTGGAGCTCACGTAGCCCATGCCAGAGTAATCATATTCTTGGCCGGAGCAATGAACCTATTTAAAGATTGGTGAATTAATGCATCTACAAGTGAAGTCTTTCACTCTTGCGAATCACGGGGTATCCTGCTTTGCTTGTTCTCACTCACTCGTTTACACTTCTTCCGGCTGTAATTCAGACTATAAAAGTAAAAGAAAACCCTGAATTTTCTCTTATTAGAGAATTGTACATGGGCAACCGCCCCCACGGTTGTGTGAGTGCTCCGCCCCGCTGTGTTCGCCACCTCCATGTTCCTCCGCATTTGCTCGCCGTCTGCATATGCAAATGAACCATGTACACCGTTAGATCGAGCTTACAAATTTCATTATTTCGTTTCACTCAGTTGGATTTTTGTTGCATCACAACGGGGCCATATCGACTAGAAAATATTTGGTTGTAAGTCGACTACCATGACATTCCTTATCCAACAGAAATCAGATAATCACGTTTTAGAAATAATGTGCAAATTTAAGCGTGGTAATATGCAACCAAGCACACCCAAAATTGCAAACAATGTTTTTGTGCAACTCTAGTTCCATGATGGGCAACTTGATAACCTTCGGTCAAATAATGTTTTTGATGCTTTTGAACTTCGGTCTACTGCACATGGATGCTGTTTTTATGTTTGTTGTTCCATTACTGGTTGATAGGAGAACCCGATCCTCTCAAGGATCGTATGGGGAAAAAAACTGATGTGCAGCTTGATCTCCCAAGGTTTTGAttttcggtttgtgaaattttccGCCCCAGGCCAagatggccgaatttcggccatcttCAAAAAAATTGGCCGAAATTTGATCAGGATTTGGCTGAAATTTGACCAAAATCTATTATTTCGCCAAAAGATATTTTCCGCCcctggccgagatggccgaaatccGTTTTTTCGGCCGAAATTCAAAACACAGGATCTACCTAGAACCTTTTTTGCGAAAATGATCTACTTAGAATCTGACAATTAACTGGGAAATATCAAATCCATTAGTTTGATATGCTGTTTATTTGGGGTTGGATATTATGGTGATCTGACAACGGGTTGCATCGTCCTCTCCTTCCATTTGGAGAAATGGAAAATAGAGTGGCCCAGTTCAAAAAGAGAGTTAACTAAGCTGTTCAAGTTTCATGAAGGATTTTAGCTTGATGAGGAGGAGAAATTCAAGAATGCAATCCTAGATGAACGCAATGGAATGTTGGTCAGCAGGCAGCAGGGTCGATTGGGTGGACATTGGAGGAGCAGTACTCACTTTGCCATCATGACCTTGGCGAACTCCTTGTAGTTAATCTGCCCGTCGCCGTCGGCGTCGGCCTCTTGGAGCATCTCGTTGAGCTCGTCCTCGGAGAGCTTCTCGCCGAGGTTCTTCATGACGGTGCGGAGCTCGTCGAGGGAGATGAAGCCATTGTTGTCCTTGTCGAAGACGCGGAAGGCCTCGTGGAGCTCCTCCTCGGCTTCGGCGTCCCCGCGCATCTGCCGCGCCACCAGCCCCAGGAACTCGTTGAAGTCGATGGAGCCGCTCCCGTCGGCGTCCACCTCCTCCACCATGTCCTTGAGCTCCTCCTCCGTCGGGTGCTGCCCCAGCGACCGCATCACCGTCCCCAGCTCCTTGGTCGTGATCGTCCCTGCGCCCGCCCAAATCACCCGTCGTAACAATCAAAATCAATCGACAGCGTGCGGGAATCGATTGGTCGAATCGGATCAGGAGGAACACGGCAAGAAGGATTGAATTGATTGATCGATTGAGGGCGCGTACCGTCGCCATCTTTGTCGAAGAGGCTGAAGGCCTCCCGGAACTCCTGGATCTGCTCCTTGGTAAGCTCGTCCATTTTGTTCTCGTCTTCCGCCGGAGCCCGAGAAGACAGCCGGTGATCGATGGGGACGACGATCGGAAGGATTCAGCGGCTGATTATTCTTCTTGTGTTGCCGCCAAATCCATCATTATTCCCTTCCCCTTGGGCTGATCGCCTCGATGTCGTCTTGTTCGTCGCGTTGGCTAAAATAAGTAAGGAGAAGGCGGGAGGGGGGAGCCCGCCATTTATACGTACCTACATGGAACTTACGCTGTGGCCaacagaaaagaaagaagaaacagcGAGACTGCTCTGGTGAGCTCTGAGCTCGCATCCACCCTTTGCTATAATAAAATTCAAAAATATATACGTACTTAACAAATTAAGAAAACACTTATTTTTTGGCAACAAATATTGGTTTGCGCTTCACATGTGTCATGTGTGCAAGCCATCGTGAAAATTTGCACCGATATGAAACACACATCAAAGTTATGCTCAAAAAAAAAACACACATCAAAGTTTGTTTAAAAAAacagatttttattttttttatattttttggataCTAGCAAAGGATGCATGTGAGTTCAAGCTCACAAACTCCATGTCCGAAGAAACAACCGCTAATATTTACGTATTTTCTTCCAAACTGATAGATAGGACTCCCTTTGTTCCAAATTATAATATGTCTTAACTTTTCTGAATCAGATGTGTGTATgcatgttttattttatttatctcAGTCCATATTAAAATATGTAAAACATCTTATAATTCAGAATATAGATGATAGTAAACTATTGTTCCATCtaggaaacaaaaaaaaacagCTAGCTGAGCGGAGCCAGATGTGTGCTGTCACATTTATCACATTTTGTTACCGGGAAAGAATACATAGATAAATTACAAAAACAAATACAAAACATATGTGCCGAAATACAAGACCCTTGAATTATGTGCAAAATAACACACCCAAACCAACAAATTAGTTCAATTTACTATGATGACTGAAATAATATCATATATTAAtgtatataaggctggccatagtgggggtaacataagtagtaacatgcacttgggactcgcaaacatgcttatgtggcaggtagttaaagaagagagagatgattatagtaacatagatagataccgtaacataataaatgtgatgctactatgtgtcatgcatggcaataaatgagaccacctatgatactaatatatgatactatgcactatagaggtagtaacatagactagtaacatatgcatgttactagtctaagttacttcccactatgaccagcctacaTATAATACATTACCAAACTGGTGATTAGGTGAACAAATGAGCTTGGCAGCATTTATTTTCTTCGAAACTGACAACTACTTcctctgttcataaatataagatggtctaacttttttgtaaatcggatatatatagacatgttttaatATGTTTGTTCACCCATTttagtccgtatgtagtccatattaaaataccCAAACATCTTAcatttgtgaatggagggagtggttgtttttttaagaaaaaataaCTAGCTGATGTGATTCAATGAGCGGAAACTCGATATGCTGTCACATTTATTTGTTTCCACATTTTTTCAGCATGAAGGAATATGCAAACAAACTACCGTAAACATATACAAAACATATGTGCTGAAACACAAAAGTACCTTGAATGATGTGCAAAATAACACAACAAAACTAAAAAACTAGctcaatttgctaacatgattatAAATATTATCATATattaatgtactccctccggtccttttagtctgcatataagttttgtctgaagtcaaagtatctctaatttgaccaaacttatagaaaaaatatcaacattcataaTGCCAAGTCAATATCATTTGATTAATTatgaaaagtagtttcatattatatatatttggtatggtatatgttaatattttgatataaatttggtcaaactttgcaaagtttgacttgacacaaatctttaTGCGGAGTAAAAAAGACCGACAGGGAGTATATAATAGTGTATCACTTTCTAATaatatactccttctgttcctaaatatatgtctttttaaagattttaataTGGATTACATACTGAGCGAAATGAGTAAATCCACACTCTAAAATACATTTATATTCATCTATCTATAGTCCATATTCAAATCTctaaaagatttatatttaggaacggatgtaGTAGTACCAGAAGGTGTGATTAGGTGAACAAATGAGTTTGGCAGAGGAGTTATGGTTATGGTAACTGAAAGGGGTTGATAGACTTGAACCacatatatagagagagaatgaGTCCATGTGACAAGTGACAAGGCTGCATGtacaagaaaaataaagaaaatcaCATAGGTATATGTTTCTGCATTTATTCTTTTGCTTGATGTCAGCGCCTTGTTTCCGTATCCGCACataagttttcttttctttttattttgagtGGACTATGTTTGTACTTTCCTCGTGTACAGTTGGAAACTTCATGTACAAATTTCACCCCCTAAATCGGGGTAAAGTTTGGATCTATATtgtgtttaaaaaaataaaatcaggGTAAAATTTGCTTAATTCTTCTCTTTGGCGTAGCAAGGCTTAACACAAGATCTGAAATCCTAGGTTTGACATCCTTTGTGTCTCTTCGATATGGATATCTTACTAAGACGAATTATCCTTTCAGTGGTAAGTAATGTGTCCGGCTATAACAAAACATCCttcagagcaagtataataaggtgaCATAAGTAAGCTATAAAGACTAGAATATTATACATTTGCTTAGTTGGAGGAGAaagagaggagagagaagagaagtgggctcttggttagtagccaGCTCTAGCATGAGCCCCAAGACGTTTTGTGAGGTTGTAAGATGGGCCAACTACTAATAAAATAGTACACATATAAAACTTACTATTATACATGTCGGCTAGAAGGTtgactatagatgacatggcaactcCTTATAACCGATTGTTgactgtattattaaccatgctttcATGAGTTTGCAAATGATGATGATATGCGACTCCAGTCTTGACattgtgtgagtgtgtgtgtgtgatgatgatgtgcatgcgtgtgtgtcgaTGTATGGGCCCTTGATGTGCTACACCAATGGAACTCCTATGATTGTTCGCTTTTATGAGTGAAAAATCGGGAAAGAAAGATGAGTCACAGCTCACCATTCAATGTTTAAAAAAACGTGGGCTCATTCTAGTAGGTGTGATGCACAAACTCCTGCTATTCTTCTTTTCATGGGAGGAAAGTCGGGGAAGAAAGTAGATTAGCATTTTATTATTTAATGTTTGCAAATGCATTTGCTCAATCTAGGAATAAggttggttgtaatggggagtatcatatactagtatcgaTATTACCTCCCTAATGCGtagtactaccttcgtcctggtttacaGGCCCCCTTTATagtttgtgttaaattttgactaaagatttaactaacaaaatgttaatgcatgtcaagaaaaattatctcattggattcgtatttgaacatagttttcaaaaatataatgtttggtgacatgcgtgaacattttgttagtttaatatatgatcaaaatttggcacgaaatacaatagggaccaataaacccggacggaggtagtatcatgtagtactttatttattgcaatgcatgacacatagtagcatagcatttattatgatacagtatcatgatatggTACTCAACcctttctttcttcatttaattctatgacacctcatcaaaattgtctagttggcatgcatgatagtagctatgatactcccattacgaccagcctaatgCATATGAAACACTTACGATTCTTCAGACAGGAAAGAAAGAAGACACGCGGAATGCAAAACAAGTCCCGAGAACATATATTCCCGGGTGTAACAAAAGACTCTGCAAACAAATATACATGTATTTTGTTCGTGTTTATTTGTGTATCTGTAAATTTTGATGGAAAATCACAATATTATAGCTTGTGCAAACAAAAACTTCAAAAATAGCAATTTAGAGCATCTTTTTTGTTTTCCTTCAAAAATAGCTGTTAGGAATAAGCTAGTGATTAAGGGCATATTTTCTAATAGGCCCTCTGACGCTATAATTAAATTACATGGTTTCCTTCAGATGTAGCGCCCGCTGTCCAAGCGGCGGGATAGGTCGGCGGTGGATCAACTGATCAGGAGGTTCAAGGATTTGGCGGCCCGTCTTCTAATGGTCACCTACCTCCTtaggatgtactccctccgtctcataatgtaagacgttttttaacattagtgtagtgtcaaaaaacgtcttacattacaggatggagggagtatcttttatATTGTTCGGGCGTATGTGTTGTTGTGCCCGTAGCTTAAATTTTAATCTCCTCTTCTTGTTTTCCCTCGTTTTTCTCTTGTGGACTTTCGTTCATATGGTTGGTTTTATCGttgttgctttatctataaagtgggGCACAAAGCCTTTTCCGGTAAATAGCCGTTTTAGAgcgtatttttattttttttattacaGCATATGCAATTCTTTCATGAAACTTTGCACCTGGATAGAAGACACGAGCATTATGTAGTAACATTTCTTTGAGATTTTTGACGTTTTGGACTACTTTCAAATGCCATGCCCAACTCATGTGACACTCACTTTTTAAGGATGTATATGGTACACATGCATCTTGGTGCACCTACACCATTGTTTTCATACCCAAAAAACTTAAACGGAATGAGAAATGTAGACAAAATAGTCCTAGTTCACTACTTTCGCATGTGAACTTAGTTACCATGTGAGTTCACCAAACATGAAAAGGTCCCACTACTTACTTTAGCGTTGCTCTTCCTTCTTCCCTTTTTGAATTTCTtttgaaaattatattattttACTCTTTTTTGCGAGGTAATTATATTATTTTACTTGTACAAAGCAACAAAATATACATGCATTTGGGCGGCTGCCAAACTTCCAAATCGAATAAAATTAGCATCAGATCACCGACAAcacttttgtcaggaccccgactcgatgtcacatcgatctagctggtaacacctcatatcactttgtggcctcacgcacggtatccccacgggtgtcgtcttaccttttcccgggaccgtttgcgccttttggctcacgtatatgatagtgtcgctagcatccatatgataaagagcccgggctgacatgactagtcgtaaacccaaagtggcacagacttacagggacaggcatccatgacccagcttcgaacgtgtcggtcatcagcaagtgggtccgggctgtagcactgggctagcaggactccggtaaaccgggctgtagcgggctaacaggactccggtactcaaagcgtgacatttccccgaagggacagacacaggaacgaagaaggacacatgccggccagcctaagtgttccagagcagtagcaagctaccatggctcagcggtaacactaggagacatttcccggtaagagaggctactaaagataaacaactagatagtcagatcccacacataccaagcatttcaatcatacacacaatatgctcgatatgtgcaaatacaacgaagcatcacaacatgactctatgacacaagtactttatttaaggctcagggagccatacatatcatacacacaggtacgggtctcacgacccaacatacaagtcatacagtcatacaagccaacagcggaagtaacttgtctgagtacagacaactagtaaaatagaagaggcttggaaagcctagctatactacgtggtccatcacaagctcagggtcaccacctgggtctttagcctactcgttgatgtcaacgtctacatagaacccatcagaaggggttgcagcgtcttctgtaaaaatgtagattatagcaacatgagtacaaaggtactcagcaagacttacatcagatcctacatacatgcagagtatcaagaagggttggtggagttattgcagcaagctagctttgactcttggctagactatcctacgatactccaacttgaaatgttttgcgcacacgagtccactactcaccacttcaatacactaccgaggatccacctccgtcttcctacggaagagccatcctcggcactcacacttatcttgaggcttttagtagtttccatttacttgtctatgaactgtataggcaaccaagtagtcctttaccgcggacgcggctattcgaatagatcatgttaaccctgcaggggtgtactccttcatacacgctctcaccacttatcgtcgtttacacgacatgtactcggcaaccttcaagcggaagcccaacgtgggtgtcggccacgacctacctaatcacctaagcctccagtccaggtttatcgcctattcaggttccatccgcagggagtccggccgaggtttcccatacggccccgaacgatgtgaacagggttcccgggatacctaacgggtattcggtacaccgtgccacgtacctaccgcatcacagcccacccctacggtcagcgctgtccacggcctccagtaggctacaaacaccagaaactacttgcaactcctggacggagaactagggtgaataagaagtcgagagggtccattggtttcgggcccaatgcatggtagtagctgattcttaaatcacacatacagatctcagtgcttaaggtcggcttcaatgaaacaacccaccatgtactcctacatggcctctcatcgatacctttaccaaatcgtgttcaccacaccactctcattaccgacataatcatttcactctagcccatcacccagatgaaccagacctgacacgactctaagcatagcaggcatagcaaggtaggaacaacacatacatatggctcaatcaactcctacacatgctagtgggtttcatctagttactgtggcaatgacaggtcatgcagaggaaatgggttcaactaccgtagcacacagcagtttgaatcgcgttgtcttaatgcagtaaaagagagcaggagcgagaacatgggattgtatcgatatgatcaaatggttggttgcttgcctgatggttcgatgctcggatatgattcttcgttagggtaatcacggtactcctcggagacagaacctgtcgcaaaggacatcggtacacaagcatcaccaaacaatgtgcaacaatatgatgcatgcatgaaacatggcaatatgagtgtgttgggctaatgcaactaaaaccagaggggtttgaacaaatttgaatcaaagattcaaatttcaaactcaaacatggccttttaaagtgctttttcttcttctgcttaaaacatcaatttaacttgtttgatcatgcatgaaaatagtacagatggatagattggatttttctgatcatttttcatatataatttgtccaatttggagttacagaataaaagttatgaatttttgaagtttaattaatattctggaatttcctgattaaatttaagtCCAGAAAAtcgattactgcgtcagcctgacgtcagcatgacgtcagtggtcaactgtggctggctgaggtcaaacctgacgtgtggggcccacacgtcagtgacagggggggttaaccaggtttaaattaatcctaattactaattagtggcgctggggcccactgtcagtgtcaggggggggggttgactaacagtagttagcgctaacctaaccacctggccgacagggcccacgcgtcagtgaccctggggggtcaaaccccaggtcggacaagtcaaaccccaccggcgacatgacgccggcgaggtccgagacggcggcgagagtgctttttgccattccggcaaccaaatggacggcggaaggcatctacgtgttgctgaggttgagccgcggctattggtggtggtggttgggctcggggtggccggagttgacggcggcgagctcggctgcggcggccggagttcgggtgcggtcgggatcagtgttgtagggcgttaggggaggtgttggtgcgtgctacgtgctcctggtgatgtgtggagcacgatggtgtgctcggttgggcgctacggcgaccgtggccacgacggcgacatcgtcggcggcgtggagctctcggccgaggtggggctagggcctagaggtcgggagagaccaggggagaagggggaaacgactcgggggctcaccgcggttgcagtgggcgtcgaagcgggctcggggacgcgctggagacggcgaattcgacggcgacggtggtcggagcccgaagaggggaacggcgacgtggcggcgatgcagggcttccggggacccgtggagcggtggggaggaagagggagttgtggcggagcttctgagctagtcgggggagcgaggggtggccggagacgactgctacggcgaacggtggcgacggtggtgttcggccgtgtgagagagagagcgagggagaggaaggagagagccggggagagtgagagagagcagggggagaggcgtggcgtcgtccagggcatcgagcgaggaggggaggccaggcaagcaggcgagcaggtggcgtggcgcggtggcgcgcgcgcgcgccggccacactcccctccctctgtctggacgaagacgacagaggagggaggtgggctgggctggctgggccagccagctggctgggccgcacagtggaggagcccaggtaggttttcccccttttctttctgttttctgttttatttaatatatctgcaactttgttgaattaaataaaatacctaggcaacttcaaaaatcaccaaactatttctggcccatagttggattatttccaacatgaaacattttagtttggagatatttgagcatttaaatattttatattattttaaatgcccaaattcaaatatctatgatttaattcaaaaaccctaggatggcctaggaaaatgtgcaccatttttggcagaggttctgaaccaagacaaaaatgatgggcattttagaagggcatttcaggttcattgaaaaattattttagtaaccctagttggtttcagaggggactgggggttctgtcatccccatttcaagtttctgatgaatgagtaaacatgatgcaacactctaatgcatgactagctagggtgtgacaactcacccccactcaaaagaatctcgtcccgagatttgggttcctccgggaagaaggcgggatactcgagtcgaagacgatcctccctttcccaagttgcttcatcctcagaatgatgcgaccattgaaccttgagaaacttgatattatgacgtcgcgtggtacgttcggcttgatcgaggatacgaatggggtactctcgatatgtaagatcatcttggagatcaagcgtttcgtggtccacttcacggataggatccgagaagcaacgcctgagttgagaaacgtggaagacatcgtgaactctggagagatgcggaggtagttccaactggtaggcaacttctcctcgtttggcaagaatgcgaaaaggtccaatgtaacgaggagccaatttgcctttgataccgaaacgatgggttcccttca comes from Triticum aestivum cultivar Chinese Spring chromosome 5B, IWGSC CS RefSeq v2.1, whole genome shotgun sequence and encodes:
- the LOC123115953 gene encoding neo-calmodulin — encoded protein: MDELTKEQIQEFREAFSLFDKDGDGTITTKELGTVMRSLGQHPTEEELKDMVEEVDADGSGSIDFNEFLGLVARQMRGDAEAEEELHEAFRVFDKDNNGFISLDELRTVMKNLGEKLSEDELNEMLQEADADGDGQINYKEFAKVMMAKRRANAEEHGGGEHSGAEHSHNRGGGCPCTIL